One Cicer arietinum cultivar CDC Frontier isolate Library 1 chromosome 8, Cicar.CDCFrontier_v2.0, whole genome shotgun sequence DNA segment encodes these proteins:
- the LOC101512266 gene encoding subtilisin-like protease, producing the protein MENTKFKIELALLVALIFMLSSINPVTSASLAAEENQQHEHENLMTYIVHVEKSEKAASLQSLDLHEWYHSFLPQTSHKSRMVFTYRNVASGFAVKLTPEEAKSLQEKEEIVSARPERTLSLHTTHTPTFLGLKQGQGLWNDDNLGKGVIIGIIDTGIYPFHPSFNDEGISPPPAKWKGHCEFTGGRICNNKLIGARSLLKSAIQEPPFETIFHGTHTAAEAAGRFVEDASVFGNAKGVAAGMAPNAHIAMYKVCNSNEKFECPESAILAAMDIAIEDGVDVLSLSLGLGSLPFFEDPIAIGAFAATQNGIFVSCSAANSGPGYSTLSNEAPWILTVGASTIDRKIVASAKLGNGEEYEGETLFQPKDFSQQLLPLVYAGSYGNSNQSQTQTSDQSLCVPGSLKNVDLRGKVVLCDIGGGIPSDLKGQEVLNSGGVAMILANPERLGFSTFATATVLPAVEVSYAAGLSIKSYINLTNTPTSTLLFKGTVIGDSLAPSVVSFSSRGPNQESPGILKPDIIGPGVNILAAWAISVDNKIPPYNIVSGTSMSCPHLSGIAALLKSSHPDWSPAAIKSAIMTTATTKNLAGLPIMDQRLLPADVFATGAGHVNPVKANDPGLVYDIKPEDYVPYLCGLGYSDKEIEVIIQWKVKCSDVKSIAEAELNYPSFSILLGSDSQFYTRTLTNVGPVNSTYRVEIEVPLSLGMSVNPSEITFSEVNQKVSYTVDFIPQIKENRGNHTFAQGSITWVSDKHAVRIPISVIFK; encoded by the coding sequence ATGGAGAATACCAAGTTCAAAATAGAGCTTGCATTGCTTGTTGCTCTCATTTTCATGCTTAGCAGCATCAACCCAGTTACATCAGCATCATTGGCAGCAGAGGAAAACCAACAGCATGAGCATGAAAACTTAATGACATACATTGTTCATGTCGAAAAGTCAGAAAAAGCTGCTTCCCTTCAATCACTAGATTTACATGAATGGTACCATTCATTCCTTCCACAAACCTCTCACAAAAGCAGAATGGTTTTCACTTACCGCAACGTAGCTTCTGGATTCGCGGTGAAGTTGACACCAGAAGAAGCCAAATCTCTTCAAGAGAAAGAGGAAATTGTGTCAGCAAGACCTGAAAGGACACTTTCATTACACACAACTCACACTCCAACTTTCTTGGGTCTAAAACAAGGACAAGGTTTGTGGAATGATGATAACCTTGGAAAAGGTGTCATAATTGGCATCATAGACACTGGTATATACCCTTTTCATCCATCTTTCAACGACGAAGGAATTTCGCCGCCACCTGCAAAATGGAAGGGCCATTGTGAATTCACAGGAGGCAGAATATGCAACAACAAGCTCATAGGTGCAAGAAGCTTACTCAAAAGTGCAATTCAAGAGCCTCCATTTGAAACCATTTTTCATGGAACTCACACTGCTGCAGAGGCTGCAGGAAGATTCGTCGAAGATGCAAGTGTTTTTGGGAATGCTAAAGGTGTAGCAGCCGGTATGGCACCTAATGCTCACATAGCAATGTACAAAGTGTGTAATAGTAATGAAAAATTTGAATGCCCTGAAAGTGCTATTTTAGCTGCAATGGATATAGCTATTGAAGATGGTGTAGATGTTCTTTCTCTTTCACTTGGTTTAGGATCTCTTCCATTTTTTGAAGACCCAATTGCAATTGGTGCATTTGCAGCCACTCAAAACGGAATCTTTGTCAGTTGTTCAGCTGCAAATTCTGGCCCTGGTTACAGCACTCTCTCAAATGAAGCTCCATGGATCCTCACCGTCGGTGCAAGCACAATTGACAGAAAAATTGTAGCATCAGCAAAGCTAGGAAATGGAGAGGAATATGAAGGTGAAACACTTTTCCAACCCAAGGACTTTTCTCAACAATTATTACCACTTGTTTATGCAGGTTCATACGGAAACTCAAACCAGTCACAGACACAAACAAGTGATCAGTCCTTGTGTGTTCCAGGATCCTTAAAAAACGTTGATCTAAGAGGAAAAGTAGTGTTATGTGACATAGGTGGAGGTATACCAAGTGATTTAAAAGGACAAGAAGTTCTAAATTCAGGTGGTGTAGCAATGATCCTTGCAAATCCAGAAAGACTTGGTTTCAGCACTTTTGCTACTGCTACTGTTCTACCAGCAGTTGAAGTGAGTTATGCAGCTGGTTTATCAATCAAATCTTACATAAACTTAACCAACACACCAACATCAACATTGTTATTCAAAGGAACAGTAATCGGCGATTCACTTGCACCTTCTGTTGTTTCATTTTCTTCTAGAGGTCCAAACCAAGAAAGTCCCGGAATTCTAAAACCAGACATCATAGGACCTGGTGTCAACATTTTAGCAGCATGGGCTATCTCAGTAGACAACAAAATTCCACCATACAACATTGTTTCCGGAACTTCAATGTCTTGTCCGCATCTAAGTGGAATTGCTGCATTGCTCAAAAGTTCTCACCCTGATTGGTCTCCGGCTGCTATAAAATCGGCAATCATGACAACTGCTACTACAAAAAACCTTGCTGGTTTACCTATAATGGATCAAAGGCTTTTACCTGCTGATGTTTTTGCAACTGGTGCGGGACATGTTAACCCTGTTAAAGCAAACGATCCGGGTCTTGTTTATGATATAAAACCAGAAGATTATGTTCCTTATTTGTGTGGTTTGGGTTATTCTGATAAAGAAATTGAAGTTATTATACAGTGGAAAGTGAAATGTTCTGATGTGAAAAGTATAGCAGAAGCAGAACTTAATTATCCTTCATTTTCTATTCTTTTGGGGTCTGATTCACAGTTTTATACAAGAACTTTGACTAATGTTGGGCCTGTGAATTCAACTTATAGAGTGGAAATTGAGGTTCCTTTGTCTTTGGGAATGAGTGTGAATCCTAGTGAAATAACATTTAGTGAGGTGAACCAGAAGGTTAGTTACACAGTTGATTTTATAccacaaattaaagaaaatagagGGAACCATACTTTTGCTCAGGGTTCTATCACTTGGGTGTCTGATAAACATGCAGTTAGAATCCCCATATCTGTTATTTTCAAATGA